The Amycolatopsis sp. NBC_01480 genome segment GCACCCGGGCGACCGGGGACGGGATCGAGCCGACGTTCGCGGTCAACGTGCTGGCGAACTACCTGTTCGTCCGGCTGCTGTGGGACCGGTTCACCGTGCCGGGCCGGATCGTCGTGACCGGCAGCGACACGCACTTCGGCGACCTGCGGCACAACCTGGGGCTGGTGCCCGCCCCACGCTGGGAGAGCGTCCGCGAGCTGGCCACGCCGCGCGAGGGGGCGAAGGCGGACACCGCGCGCGAGGGCCGGGCCGCCTACTCGACCAGCAAACTGGCGGTGGCCTACCTGGTGCACGCGCTGGCGCGCCGGCTGCCGGACGGCGTCGACGTGTACAGCTTCAACCCCGGTTACGTGCCGGCCACCGGCTTGTTCCGCGAAGCCGGCCCCGTCGTCCGCTTTCTCTCGCGAACGCTGATGCAGGGCTTCACCGCCACGCCGTTCGCACACTCACCCGTCACGTCCGGCGCCCTGCTCGCGGAGGCCGTCGCCGGGCCCCGCCCGGGCGAGACGGGTGCGTACATCGACCGTGACGCCGTCGTCCCGTCCTCGGCCGAGTCCTACGACCAGGCCCGCGAGGAAGAGCTGTGGGCGACGGCGGCCGAGCTGTGTGCGCTGCCGGTCGAAGTCGCTTGATTTCTTGCCGGGCAAGGGATTCCGTCGTCAGCGGCCGTACAGCTCGGTCAGCAGCGCGACGGCCTCGGGGATGGCCGGGTGCGGGTCGCGGCGGGGCCAGGCCAGGTGCACCGGCACGGGCGCGGCGTCGCGGACGCGGCGGTAGACGATGCCGTCCCGGCGGTACTGCGTGACAGTGGCGTGCGGGGTGATCCCGACGCACCGGCCGGTCGCGATGGCGGCGAGCCAGTCGTCCACATCGTGGGTTTGCTCGACCCGCGGGCGCGCCTCCTCGGGCCACAGGTCGACCGTGGTGGTGCCGGTGCGGCGGTCGATCACCAGCTCGCGCCCGGCGATCTCGGCGAGCGTGACCGTGCGGCGGCGCGCCCACGGGTCGTCGGCCGCCATGGCGCAGTAACGGGCTTCGTAGCCGACGGTGCGGTGGGCGTAGTGGCGCGGATCGACCGCGGTGCGCAGCACGCCGACGTCGCACAGGCCCTCGGCCAGGCCGCTGGTCGGGGTGTTGGTGCGGACCACGAGGAGCTCGACGTCCGGGTGCCGCGCGGCCCAGCGCCGCTGGAACTCGGCGGTGTGGCGGCCCAGCGCCGACCAGGCGTGCCCGACCCGCAGCCGGGTGTGGCCGGTGCTGGCCTCGCGGACCAGTTCGTCGGCTTCGGCGAGCAGGTGCCGGGCGCGCGCGAGGACCTGAACGCCCGCGGTGGTCGGGACGACGCTGCGGCTCGTGCGGTGCAGCACCCGCACGCCGAGCACCCGCTCCAGTGCGAGCAGCGTCCGCGACACCGCGGCCTGCGACACCCCCAGCTCGACCGCCGCGTCGGTGAACGTGCCGGTGTCCACGATCGCGGCCAGGCACCGCAGGTGGCGCAACTCCAGATCCATGCGTTCAGCGTATAGGTGCGTCGTTTCATGCATTTTGCGCATGGACGGCCGGGGCGCACGCTCGAGCCATGACGACAACCGAACGCGCGCCCGCGACGCCGCCGCAGGAGCGCCGCGCCGCCGGGGTGGCGCTGATGCTGGGCAGCGCGCTGGCCAACCAGACCGGTGCGGCGGCCGGGGCCCTGGCGTTCCCGGTGGTCGGCCCCGTCGGCGTGGTGGCGGTGCGGCAGTGGGTGGCCGGCGCCCTGCTGCTGGCCGTCGGACGGCCGCGGCTGCGCTCGTTCACCGCGCGGCAGTGGCGCCCGGTCCTGGCGCTGGCGGCGGTGTTCGGCACGATGAACCTCACGCTGTACTCGGCGATCGACCGCATCGGCCTGGGGCTGGCGGTGACGCTGGAGTTCCTCGGCCCGCTCGCGGTGGCGCTGGCCGGCTCGCGCCGGAAGCCGGACCTGATCTGCGCGCTCGCTGCCGCCGGGGCGGTGGTGGTGCTGGCCCGGCCGCAGCCCACCACGGATTACGTCGGCATCGGCCTGGCGTTGCTGGCCGCGGCCTGCTGGGCCGGCTACATCCTGCTGAACCGGACCGTCGGCCGCCGCCTGCCCGGCGTCCAGGGCACCGCGGCCGCGGCCGGCGCGTCCGCAGTGGTCTATATCCCTGTGGGCTTGCTCGTCTTCGCGCACCACCCGCCGACGGCGGCCGCGCTCGGACAGGCACTTGTCGCGGGGGTGCTTTCCTCGGCCGTCCCGCTCCTGGTCGACCTGCTGGCGCTGCGCCGGGTGCCCGCCGCGTTTTTCGGGGTGTTCATGAGCGTCAACCCGGTGCTGGCGGCGCTGGTCGGTCTGGTCGTGCTCCACCAGCAGCTCGATTTGGCCGCGTGGGTGGCGACCGCGGTGATCGTGGCGGCCAACTCGGTGGTGGCCGCGAGACGAGCGCCGGCGGTGTCATAATCGACACAGTGTTGATTTAACCCGACGTGACGTAGAGTCGGGAACATGACCACTCGAACCTTCCTGATCACCGGTGTCAGCAGCGGCCTCGGCCGGGCCTTCGCGCAGGGGGCGCTGGAGGCCGGGCACACCGTGGTCGGCACCGTCCGCAAGGAGGCCGACCTCGCGGCCTTCGAGGCGCTCGCCCCGGGCCGGGCCCACGCGCGGCAGCTCGACGTCACCGACGACCACGCGGTGCCGGCCGTGGTGGGCGAGGTCGAGCGGACCGTCGGGCCGATCGACGTGCTGATCGCGAACGCCGGGTACGGCCACGAAGGCGTGTTCGAGGAGTCGCCGATCTCCGAACTGCGCGCGCAGTTCGACGCCAACGTGTTCGGCGTCGCCTCGACCGTGCAGGCGGTGCTGCCGTCCATGCGGAAACGGCGCTCGGGGCACATCTTCGCGGTCAGCTCCATGGGCGGGCTGATGACCGTGCCGGGGCTGGCCTACTACTGCGGCAGCAAGTACGCGGTCGAGGGCATGCTGGAAACCGTCGCCAAGGAGGTGGCCGGGTTCGGCGTGCACGTCACGATCCTCGAGCCCGGCTCGTTCCGCACCGACTGGGCGGGCCGCTCCATGGTCCGCAGTGAACGGTCCATTGTGGATTACGACGAGCTCTTCGAGCCCATCCGCGCGGCCCGGCAGGCCGCGAGCGGCCACCAGCTGGGCGATCCGGCGAAGGCCGCCGAGGCGGTGCTGCAGGTGATCGAGTCGGAGCAGCCGCCGGTGCACCTGGTGCTGGGTTCGGACGCGCTGCGCCTGGTCGCGGCCGGCCGCTCGGCCGTCGAAGCCGATTTGCGGGATTGGGAGGGCCTTTCGCGCTCGACGGACTTCCCGGACGGCCACGAGATCGCGTCGAACCGGCCGTGACCGGGCCGGGGAAACGGCGCTCGACACCGACCAAGGGGGACCGCCGGGAGCAGGCGATCCTCGACGCGGCCGAGGCGCTGCTGGAGTACGAGAGCGTCGAGCTGATGACGGTGGAGACGATCGCCAAGGGGGCCGGGATTTCGCGTGCCTCCCTGTATTTCTACTTCGGCTCCAAGCACGAGGTGCTCGCGGCGTTGGTGGCGCGCACGGTTGCCGTGCTGCGTGAAGACGCGCTCGGCGCGGCCGGCGACACCGTCTCCAGTCCGGAAGAGACGGTCCGCGAAGCCGTGCGGCGCACCGCGAAACAGTGGCGTGAGCACGGTTTGGTGATGCGCGCGGCGGTGGACTTTTCCGCCGCGGTTCCGGAAATCGCCGAGCTGTGGCAGGGCACGGTCGCCTCCTACGCCGAGGCGATGGCTCGCGTCATGGTGCGTGGCGGAGTTCCGGACGAGAAAGGCCCCGAAGGCGCGGCCGCGTTGGCGCGCGGCCTCTGCTGGATGACCGAGCGAACGTTCTACTGGGCCTCGGCCCGTCCGCGCGACCTCCGCGCGGCGACCGAGACCTGCGCCCAGATCTGGC includes the following:
- a CDS encoding TetR/AcrR family transcriptional regulator produces the protein MTGPGKRRSTPTKGDRREQAILDAAEALLEYESVELMTVETIAKGAGISRASLYFYFGSKHEVLAALVARTVAVLREDALGAAGDTVSSPEETVREAVRRTAKQWREHGLVMRAAVDFSAAVPEIAELWQGTVASYAEAMARVMVRGGVPDEKGPEGAAALARGLCWMTERTFYWASARPRDLRAATETCAQIWLRVLASAERD
- a CDS encoding EamA family transporter, giving the protein MTTTERAPATPPQERRAAGVALMLGSALANQTGAAAGALAFPVVGPVGVVAVRQWVAGALLLAVGRPRLRSFTARQWRPVLALAAVFGTMNLTLYSAIDRIGLGLAVTLEFLGPLAVALAGSRRKPDLICALAAAGAVVVLARPQPTTDYVGIGLALLAAACWAGYILLNRTVGRRLPGVQGTAAAAGASAVVYIPVGLLVFAHHPPTAAALGQALVAGVLSSAVPLLVDLLALRRVPAAFFGVFMSVNPVLAALVGLVVLHQQLDLAAWVATAVIVAANSVVAARRAPAVS
- a CDS encoding SDR family NAD(P)-dependent oxidoreductase codes for the protein MDTSTVLMTGAGRGIGRVAAERILRARPDLHLLVTARGDGGPALAAALAEATGNPNVSGLSCDLASMASIQRAAAEAGARLDAGDLPPLSGFAGNAGMQLTTRTRATGDGIEPTFAVNVLANYLFVRLLWDRFTVPGRIVVTGSDTHFGDLRHNLGLVPAPRWESVRELATPREGAKADTAREGRAAYSTSKLAVAYLVHALARRLPDGVDVYSFNPGYVPATGLFREAGPVVRFLSRTLMQGFTATPFAHSPVTSGALLAEAVAGPRPGETGAYIDRDAVVPSSAESYDQAREEELWATAAELCALPVEVA
- a CDS encoding oxidoreductase, encoding MTTRTFLITGVSSGLGRAFAQGALEAGHTVVGTVRKEADLAAFEALAPGRAHARQLDVTDDHAVPAVVGEVERTVGPIDVLIANAGYGHEGVFEESPISELRAQFDANVFGVASTVQAVLPSMRKRRSGHIFAVSSMGGLMTVPGLAYYCGSKYAVEGMLETVAKEVAGFGVHVTILEPGSFRTDWAGRSMVRSERSIVDYDELFEPIRAARQAASGHQLGDPAKAAEAVLQVIESEQPPVHLVLGSDALRLVAAGRSAVEADLRDWEGLSRSTDFPDGHEIASNRP
- a CDS encoding LysR family transcriptional regulator, which translates into the protein MDLELRHLRCLAAIVDTGTFTDAAVELGVSQAAVSRTLLALERVLGVRVLHRTSRSVVPTTAGVQVLARARHLLAEADELVREASTGHTRLRVGHAWSALGRHTAEFQRRWAARHPDVELLVVRTNTPTSGLAEGLCDVGVLRTAVDPRHYAHRTVGYEARYCAMAADDPWARRRTVTLAEIAGRELVIDRRTGTTTVDLWPEEARPRVEQTHDVDDWLAAIATGRCVGITPHATVTQYRRDGIVYRRVRDAAPVPVHLAWPRRDPHPAIPEAVALLTELYGR